The Kordia sp. SMS9 DNA window GGTTCGTCTCCAGGAGTAGCAAATCTTGCACTTAATCAAAATATACTTCGAGTTAATGGTGGATTATCAAACATCGATTTTTATGATATAGATTTGAATCAAGCCTTACCAACGACACCTACTATTGTCTCTGGGCTACCAGTTACGGGTATTCACAACCATGTATTTTATCAAAATAACTTTATTTATGCTTCTAACATTGGTAATAGTACTACTTTAGAATTATTCTTACCATTACAAACCTTAAACATACCTAGTGTCTTATGGGATGCTGAAGTGCTTAACGATACCTTGTATTATACCACCAGCGATAATACAAACCTATATGCTATCGACTTAACTAGTGCCACAGCCACACCGCAGATTGTACATACTGATATAGATGAAATTGTAGCCATAGAAGTTTCTGCAAACTACATTCACTACGGTACTTTTCAAGGTGCCAAAATAAAGCGTTTAAACAGAACTACGAATGCCGTAACTACTTTGGCAACCATACCGCCGTCTGGGAATACATTTGTAGATTTTCCGCGCGCTGTTGAAGTCATAGGAAATCAAGTTTTTTATGCACCCGGCGCAGGAGAATTGTATGCTATTGTCGATAATACGCTAAGTATAAACGATTTCGACACTACTAAGCTTACCGTTTTTCCAAACCCTGTTATTGATCAATTACATGTGACGGCTGACACTACCATAAAATCCTTTAGTATTTTCTCTGTTTTAGGAAAGGAAATAATGATTGGAGATTCACCAACAACGATTGATGTGTCACAACTAAAATCAGGTATGTATTTTATTAAAATTAATTCTGAAAAAGGCAGTATTACCAAACAATTTATAAAGAAATAACAGGTATAGAAAAATCTACATCACTTTCAGAAAAAAACTCAATAAAAACGCTCTTTACTCTGAGATATTTGTCTCAAAGTCAAACACTTCAAGGCAAGCCCACGAAGCATTCAATAAAAACTGTTTAAACATTTCGACGCAAGTGTCGGAGCATTTTAAATCTCGATTATCGAGTAACATATAAATTTATTATGAAAACTAAATTACTTCTCATTTTACTAGTCACCAATTTTATTTCTTGGTCACAAGTCACAACATTTGATAATTTACCTACGCCGCCAAGATCGTTACAAGAAAGTAATGGATTGCTGTATGCACGATTAAACGCTGAAATTAGAGTTTGGAATTCTCTTCCACAAAACACTGACAATGCTGTTGTTGGTGCAAGTACAGGGTTTGCCGACGGTTTCGTAGTGGAGAATGATATTATTTACTTTACCGATGAGAACTCAGATTTCGTGATAAGCTGGGACACAAACAATTTCACACAGTCTTTTTTAGGAAACAATCTAAATGGTAGAAACCCAGATTATATAACCATTGTTAACGGAACAGACATGTATATAACAGCCGAAACTATAGGTGGTGGTGGCGGTCCAAAAGAATTACTTTTGTATGATAGTGCTACAGATAGTTTTAATGCTGTCGCAGCATTAGGCAACGAAATAATCTCTGGAATACTAAACGAAGGTGACATAATTTACATAATCACACGTGCTGGTTTATTATTACATATTGACACCTCCAATCCCGCGTATCCAGTAAGTACTTTAAATACTAATTTAGGGAATGATCCGCATGGTTTAGAAATCGTTAATAACTTAATTTATTATACAGACCGCAGTCCTGGAGTTCTAAAAACGGTATCAAAAACGATTGTTAACGATACACCACAAACAGTAGCGACAGGTTTGAGTTTGCCAACAGATGTAAGACAAGTTGGTAATACGTTATACATATCAGATAGAACAAACAATACCATCTATACCTATGTGCCAACCTGTGTTGTAAACATCCCTGATCCTATTTTCAAAACTGCATTACTAAATCATGGAAGTACCATAACTGGGGCTAATATCAGTGTCATTGATACCAATGGTGATGGTGAAATACAATGCGCAGAAGCATCTGCATACACAGGACATTTAATTCTTAATAGTAATGTTGCCAATGGCATCAGTAATGTAACAGGAATTGAAGCTTTTACCAGTACACCTTATATATTATTAGACGGACAATCATTAGTAACCGCAATAGACGTTTCAAACAATACGGCATTGACTTTTTTGAGTATAAGAAATAATGCTTTAACAAGTATAGATATAAGCCAAAATACTGCTTTAGAAACCCTAGATGTTGCTGCAAATAACCTTACGACTTTAGATGTTAGCCAAAATACGTTATTAGCAACTCTTTCAATAGGAGAGAATAACTTGTCATCCATTGATTTAAGTGCAAATCCTAGTTTAGATAGCTTTTTCACGACAGGGAATCCAAGTTTACAAACCATAGATTTTAGTGCTAATGCTAATCTATTCAGAATTAGTATTGACAATTCAGCAATCACGGATTTAGATTTATCAAATAATTCTGGATTAGGCGAAGTTGAAGCTTACGACAACTCCAATTTAGCATCCGTAAACGTAGCTAATGGCAACAATGTGGCAATTACATTAGCCGATTTTACAAACAATACTGCTCTCAGTTGTATACAAATTGATACTGGTTTTACGCCTCCGTCTTCTAGTTGGTTTAAAGATGCTTCTGCCAATTACAGTGCCGATTGTAGTAGTTTGAGTGTAGATGATTTTAATAGTAACAATAAAATTAAAATCTATCCCAATCCTGCAAAAAATAATTTATACATAGAATCAAATCAACAAATTGAGACAATAGAAATTTACACACTATTAGGTGAGAAAGTAGTAGAAGCAAAAACGACTACTATTAACATTTCAAATCTAAATTCGGGGATCTATCTCATAAAAATAATTAGTTTGAACCGTAATGTCTTGACTAAAAAATTTATCAAAAATTAAATAAAAATCATTGCCAAACCAGTTCCTAAAATTGGTTTGGCGAGTTGGTTTTTAGATGAAACATACTACACACCATCCGTCAAGGCAATTCTTACCACATTTCTATATACCCATCGCATTACTAATCTTAAAAATTTATTCATGAAAACGATCCTAATATACAGTAGTTTACTTCTTTTTTCACTTCAATTGTATTCTCAAAGTGCTGTACCAACTGATAAAATAAACGGAACTTATTATGTATTGGAAGCAGAGCGAGGTGCCAATACCAAAATTTTTGAATATGGGCAGCATAATAATGCCAAACTATTATTAATAGCTGCATGTAAGCAATGCATACCAGGAACATACACATACCAAAAAGAGGCAAGCGAAGAATTACAAAGAGCAGTGTTTTACAATTCTACAGGATTATATGTGTTTCAATACGATGATGAAAGCTTTGTAATGATAATGCTGAATGCATCTGAAGACGCAGAATGGACCGATTTTTATTTTTCAAATTTTTACAGTAAGAACAAAGCAAAAGTTAAAAATATGTCTAAAGAAAAAATAAAGAAATTTATTCTTAAAATTTCAGGCTAACTAAACTTCTCGAAACTTAAAAGAAGATTAAACTAGCCTACATAACGATTGACTTTAACTATATATTAATCGCTGATAGAATTTATTGAATCCATCATTAAAAAAGCAAACGAAATCAACTCACAACTGAAAACCATATAATTTCAAAGCATATTTTTGTTAAATACAGTGTAACCGTTTTGAATTGGGCAACAAATAGTTGATTTTTGTGTTTTAAACCAATCCAAAAAAAAACAAATGTTTCGATTTTCCAACCTAATCCTTTCTGTGTTTTTCATGAGCTTTTTTATGATGAATGCACAAGAAAAAATTTCACTCTCGTATTATTTACCACAAGATGTTACGTATAATAAAGAGATTCCAACACCTGAAAGTGTAATTGGTCACGAAGTAGGAAAATGGCATGTAACGCATGACAAGTTGGTGATGTACATGAAAACGTTGGCGGCTAGTTCGGATCGAATTACGATAGAAGATCGCGGAAAAACGTTTGAAGATCGTCCTATTTTACTATTGACAGTGACTGCGCCTGCAAATCATCAAAATATCGAAAATATCCGCAAAGAACATCTCTCACTGACGGAAAGTAACGGACAAAATAAAGATGTGTCCAACATGCCAATCGTGGTATATCAAGGATTTTCCATTCACGGAAATGAAGCTAGTGGTAGTAATGCAGCATTGGCACTCGCCTATTATTTGGCTGCTGCCGAAGGCGATCAAATTTATAACTTACTCAATAATACCGTAATTCTTTTAGATCCATCATTTAATCCTGATGGGTTGCAACGTTTTGCAGGTTGGGTAAACATGCACAAAAGCAAACATTTAATCAGCGATCCGCAAGACAGAGAGTTTGACGAATCTTGGCCGCGCGGACGTACAAATCACTATTGGTTTGATATGAACCGTGATTGGTTGCCTGTACAATTGCCAGAATCGAGAGCGCGTATTGAAACCTTTCACAATTGGATGCCAAACATTTTGACAGATCACCACGAAATGGGCTCAAATTCTACCTTCTTCTTTCAACCTGGAATTCCATCACGTACGCATCCACTAACGCCACAAATGAATCAAGATTTAACCAAAGAAATTGCAACCTATCATGCAAAAGCCTTTGACAAAATTGGTTCTTTATACTATACCGAAGAGAGTTTTGACGATTTTTATTATGGAAAAGGCTCTACATTCCCAGACATTAACGGAAGTATCGGAATCTTATTTGAGCAAGGAAGTGCCCGCGGACACATTCAGGAGAGTGAAAATGGTGTCATCACCTTTCCGTTTGCCATTCGAAATCAATTCACAGCGGCATTGTCTACGCTCGAAGCTGCCAAAAATATGCGCACGACTATTCTACGATATCAAAGTCAATTCTATGGAAATGCAAGAAAAGAAGCGGCGCGAACAAACGCAAAAGCCTATATTTTTGGGGATGAGAAAGACGCGGCAAAAGCATATCATTTAGCCGAAATTTTAAAGCGTCACCAAATTAAAGTACACGAAATACAGAATGATTTTTCTGTAAATGATACCAAATACAAGAAAGGTACAAGTTATATTGTACCAAAAAATCAACGTCAACACCGTTTGATTAATGCCATTTTTGAGAAGCGCACACAGTTTCAAGACAGTTTATTTTACGATATTTCTGCATGGACGTTTCCATTGGCGTTCAATGTTTCGTATGATGAATTGTCTTCTTTGAACAATGCAGGAAGTGAAATTAACGACTTAAAAGCACCCACAGGAACCTTGCAAGGAACTGGAAACTATGCCTTTTTATTTGAATGGAACGAATACTATTCGCCAAAAGCCTTGGCAAAAATTAAAGCAAAAGGTTTGCGTGCCAAAGTAGCGATGCAACCTTTTACTTTGGAAGGCGTGACGTATGATTATGGAACGATTATGGTGCCTGTGCAGAATCAGAAGTTGAATTTGCAAGAAATGCGTACATTTTTACGAACAATTGCAAAAGAAAGTCACCTCAACATTACGGCAGTTTCTTCTGGTTTGACCGAAGGCATTGATTTGGGAAGTAATAATTTTGAAGCGATCATTCAACCAAAAGTTGCCATGATTATTGGTGAAAATGTTACTTCGTATGATGCGGGTGAAATTTGGCATTTGTTCGATCAGCGTTATGAAATTCCGCTGACCAAGCTAGATGCACGTAATTTTGGGTATATGGATTTGTCAAAATATACACATATTATTTTGCCGAATGTATATTCACTACAAAAAGACATCACCAACAAACTTAAAGATTGGGTAAAAAATGGCGGAACGTTGATTGCGTATAGAAATTCAGTTCGGTATTTGAACTCCAACAATTTCATGAAGCTCGATATTAAGAAAACGGAGATTGACGCAAAAAATGTTTCATTTGCACAACGCAGAGATCATAACGGCGCACAAGTAATTGGTGGTGCTATTTTTAATACCAAGATTGACCGTTCGCATCCAATTAATTTTGGCTATTTAAATAATGAATTGCCAATGTTTCGCAACACGACTATTTTTGTGAATCCGCATGAGAAAAGTTACAACAATCCAATTCAGTATACAGAATCGCCTTTATTAAGCGGTTATATTTCTGAAGAAAATTTGGAGCATTTGAAAAATACTGTTCCTTTTCAAACCTCTACAATGGGCGGCGGACGCGTGATTGCTTTTACGGACAACACCAACTTTAGAGCATTTTGGTATGGAACAAATAAATTGTTGATGAATGCAATTTTCTTTTCAGGGATGATGTAGTTTGGACGCGCTTTGCTTTTAGAAGTTAGACCATGCTAACGCACTTTTAGGCTTGTTGTTTGTTGTTTGTTGTTTGTTGTTTGTTGTTTGTTGTTTGTAAGGTTAAAAACTACCTTTTTGCTTCAAAACGTAAACTGTTAAACTTATAAACTCAGAAACCCATTGAATCCGTCATTACGAGGAGCAATAGCGACGTAGTAATCTGTATATTGTAAAACACAATTGCTATTTGAAGTCACAAATTGCCGTGACAATGTCTCGCAAAGGCGTTTCAAAAAGCTTCTACATCTTTATTAGTACAATCGTCACATCGAGTGGATTTACACAGCAAATTTGTATCGAGATGTACTTGGAATTTCAAAGCTGTTCTCGATACGATTTTCTTCATTTCGTCTACGCTCAATGACAGAAAATCACTCGAGCTGACGGCTCCGTAATCTCAACACTGACAGCACTTCAAAACGTAAGCTGATAAACTTATAAACTCAGAAACCCATTGAATCCGTCATTACGAGGAGCAATAGCGACGTGGTAATCTGTTACTTCAAAAAACATATTGTACTATGATACACAGACTGCCACGTCCTGCTTCCTCCAGTGACGTTGCTGTTATTGATTTTTTCTTTGAAACTTCTCAATACTCAATACTCAATACTAACTACTCAATTCTAAAATCTAAATACTAAAAAAACAATTCATTCAACTTCGCAAACACCTCTTTTGCATACGCTTTGTTGAACGGAACGTATTTCTTAGCAAGTTCTGAATCTGTTAATTCTGCTTCTAGGTGTGCTAAAGGAATGAGTGTTACATCCGCAACTTCTTCTTCTTGGAGTGTTGCTTGTAAAGGCTTGTCTTCTATTTCACAAGCAAAGATGGTGATGAATTCGCGATCGCGGTAGTCTTCTGCATGTTGGTAGTCGATTCGGAACTGTCCTATTTGTTGTAAATCCGAAGCTTGTACATTAATTCCGAGTTCTTCTGCTGCTTCACGGACAGCGGTTTGCAACGCTGTTTCTCCTGCACTGATATGTCCCGCTACAGAAACGTCCCAACAGTTTGGAAAATTCGGTTTTATCGCCGCACGTAATTGCAACACGACTTTTCCCGTTTTGGTATACAACCACAAATGTGTGGACGCATGAAAATGTCCATGGCGATGTACTTCTCGTTTGGGAAGGATTTCGCCTGTGGGTTTTCCGTGTTCGTCTAGGATGTCGATTTGTTCCATGGTTGTCGGTTGTCGGTTGTTTGTTGTTCGTTATTCGTTATTCGTTATTCGTTATTCGTTATTCGTTATTCGTTATTCGAAAATACTTTTACAATCAACAATCGTTAATCAAAAATCGTTAATCGTTAATCTTTTGTTGCTGGTTGCTGGTTGCTGGTTGCTGGTTGCTGGTTGCTGGTTGCTGGTTGCTGGAAAATTAATTTTTCAGTTAGTATTTTGAGTTTTATATTTTACACTTTGCTTCAGTTGTTGTCGGTTGGTCGCTTTGCTCCGTTGTCAGTTGAGTTATTTACTTTATATTTATTTCATAGTCTAAACTTATACACTACTAAACTTCGTTAGCTGTTTATTCGTTTATTTGGTAATCTGTTTACACTAAGCCTCTCGAAGTGTTATTCAAAAATACTTTTTAATTTGAAATTTAGCAGTTAACATTTATAATTTTCACCTTTTGGTCTTGACCATGAAACAAAAAAAGTTTCTCAGGTGAGAAACTTTTTTGTAAATCAAAGTACAGAATTAAACAGCTATAAACTCTCACATTGAGGCATTACATTATCTAATTCCCTATTAATAATTGGTGTTATGGCACTGGAGATTGCTCCGCGTATTTGTCCTTTAAACAATCCAGAAATCATATCAGTTAATACTCCTATAAATTTATTAAAGATTCCTAACCCACCAATTGATACATCTACATTTCCATAATTAACTGATGCAGCACTAAGCGCAATAGTATTTAGGCATACTTTACTTCCATCAACACTGGCAGAAAAAGTTCCAGTTGCAGCAGCTGTTACTCCACTTACACTAGCGCTACCGCCAATTCCAACTCTAGGATGTAAAAAACCACATCTAGCTTGTAAACTACCACCTAAATGGCTCGAAATATTACTACTTAATGATGCAATCATGTTTACCGTTCCTACTAACTCATTTGGGTTTATTCCTTGTTGAACAGATGTAATTTCTAACTGATGAATATTAAAAGAGCTTAACCCAGTCATGTTTTGGATGTTATAACTCGCTACAACTGAAGCATGACAAATACCTAAATTAATGGAACCGAGCGTATCATTTCCATGTGCTACTTGCCCCCATGGATCTAAATGATTGCTCTTAATGACTCCTTGAATTTCAGAATTAATTTTCGGTAACTGCCCTTGAATGATTTGATTTAAAAGACCTTGAATTGGATTGCTCATAATGAATTAGTTTTTAAATAATTTGTGTATCAAATGTAACTAAATGTTTTTTTTAGGAAAAGCGTAGATTTACTTGATTTAGAAGTTATGAATTGTTTGCACTTCGACTCCACTCAGTGTTGCGGTTGTGGGTGTTAGATGTTGGGTTGTTTGTTGTTTGTTGTTTGTTATTCGAAAATACTTTTACAATCTACAATCGTAAATCAAAAATCGTCAATCGTTAATCGTTAATCTTTTGTTGCTGGTTGCTGGTTGCTGGTTGCTGGTTGCTGGTTGCTGGAAAATTAATTTTTCAGTTAGTATTTTGAGTTTTATATTTTACACTTTGCTTCAGTTGTTATCGGATAGTCGCTTTGCTCCGTTGTCGGTTGTTTGTTCTTTGTTCTTTGTTCTTTGTTCTTTGTTCTTTGTTCTTTGTTCTTTGTTCTTTGTAAAGATACTTTTTAAATCAAAAATCGTAAATCTACAATCATAAATCTTTTGTTGCAGGTTACTGGTTAATATATGTACTCATTTTTTTTTTCATAGACTAAACTCTTAAATTTGAAAATTACTCAACTCCTATTCAATGTTGAATTGATATTTTATAACTATTAACTAAAAAAATAAATGACTTGAATAACATGAAAAATATAAGCTCATCAAGCTTTTTTAAAATTAATTATTTACATTTAGAGTATTCCCCTAAAAAATATTTTTCACTAAAGTACTTGTAAAAGTTCCTTTATAATAAAATGAGACTAAAAATGTGTCGAAACCAA harbors:
- a CDS encoding T9SS type A sorting domain-containing protein, producing the protein MKTKLLLLKLFLTLSVTAQQVYYTIPGANGNNGQVRDIITSGSTLYVSVGAYSNTGTFPLRKAILSLNTTQSSVSAQEVFIGSSPGVANLALNQNILRVNGGLSNIDFYDIDLNQALPTTPTIVSGLPVTGIHNHVFYQNNFIYASNIGNSTTLELFLPLQTLNIPSVLWDAEVLNDTLYYTTSDNTNLYAIDLTSATATPQIVHTDIDEIVAIEVSANYIHYGTFQGAKIKRLNRTTNAVTTLATIPPSGNTFVDFPRAVEVIGNQVFYAPGAGELYAIVDNTLSINDFDTTKLTVFPNPVIDQLHVTADTTIKSFSIFSVLGKEIMIGDSPTTIDVSQLKSGMYFIKINSEKGSITKQFIKK
- a CDS encoding M14 family metallopeptidase, whose product is MFRFSNLILSVFFMSFFMMNAQEKISLSYYLPQDVTYNKEIPTPESVIGHEVGKWHVTHDKLVMYMKTLAASSDRITIEDRGKTFEDRPILLLTVTAPANHQNIENIRKEHLSLTESNGQNKDVSNMPIVVYQGFSIHGNEASGSNAALALAYYLAAAEGDQIYNLLNNTVILLDPSFNPDGLQRFAGWVNMHKSKHLISDPQDREFDESWPRGRTNHYWFDMNRDWLPVQLPESRARIETFHNWMPNILTDHHEMGSNSTFFFQPGIPSRTHPLTPQMNQDLTKEIATYHAKAFDKIGSLYYTEESFDDFYYGKGSTFPDINGSIGILFEQGSARGHIQESENGVITFPFAIRNQFTAALSTLEAAKNMRTTILRYQSQFYGNARKEAARTNAKAYIFGDEKDAAKAYHLAEILKRHQIKVHEIQNDFSVNDTKYKKGTSYIVPKNQRQHRLINAIFEKRTQFQDSLFYDISAWTFPLAFNVSYDELSSLNNAGSEINDLKAPTGTLQGTGNYAFLFEWNEYYSPKALAKIKAKGLRAKVAMQPFTLEGVTYDYGTIMVPVQNQKLNLQEMRTFLRTIAKESHLNITAVSSGLTEGIDLGSNNFEAIIQPKVAMIIGENVTSYDAGEIWHLFDQRYEIPLTKLDARNFGYMDLSKYTHIILPNVYSLQKDITNKLKDWVKNGGTLIAYRNSVRYLNSNNFMKLDIKKTEIDAKNVSFAQRRDHNGAQVIGGAIFNTKIDRSHPINFGYLNNELPMFRNTTIFVNPHEKSYNNPIQYTESPLLSGYISEENLEHLKNTVPFQTSTMGGGRVIAFTDNTNFRAFWYGTNKLLMNAIFFSGMM
- a CDS encoding T9SS type A sorting domain-containing protein; amino-acid sequence: MKTKLLLILLVTNFISWSQVTTFDNLPTPPRSLQESNGLLYARLNAEIRVWNSLPQNTDNAVVGASTGFADGFVVENDIIYFTDENSDFVISWDTNNFTQSFLGNNLNGRNPDYITIVNGTDMYITAETIGGGGGPKELLLYDSATDSFNAVAALGNEIISGILNEGDIIYIITRAGLLLHIDTSNPAYPVSTLNTNLGNDPHGLEIVNNLIYYTDRSPGVLKTVSKTIVNDTPQTVATGLSLPTDVRQVGNTLYISDRTNNTIYTYVPTCVVNIPDPIFKTALLNHGSTITGANISVIDTNGDGEIQCAEASAYTGHLILNSNVANGISNVTGIEAFTSTPYILLDGQSLVTAIDVSNNTALTFLSIRNNALTSIDISQNTALETLDVAANNLTTLDVSQNTLLATLSIGENNLSSIDLSANPSLDSFFTTGNPSLQTIDFSANANLFRISIDNSAITDLDLSNNSGLGEVEAYDNSNLASVNVANGNNVAITLADFTNNTALSCIQIDTGFTPPSSSWFKDASANYSADCSSLSVDDFNSNNKIKIYPNPAKNNLYIESNQQIETIEIYTLLGEKVVEAKTTTINISNLNSGIYLIKIISLNRNVLTKKFIKN
- a CDS encoding NUDIX domain-containing protein, producing the protein MEQIDILDEHGKPTGEILPKREVHRHGHFHASTHLWLYTKTGKVVLQLRAAIKPNFPNCWDVSVAGHISAGETALQTAVREAAEELGINVQASDLQQIGQFRIDYQHAEDYRDREFITIFACEIEDKPLQATLQEEEVADVTLIPLAHLEAELTDSELAKKYVPFNKAYAKEVFAKLNELFF